A single Osmerus mordax isolate fOsmMor3 chromosome 7, fOsmMor3.pri, whole genome shotgun sequence DNA region contains:
- the LOC136945686 gene encoding potassium voltage-gated channel subfamily A member 10-like encodes MDVALVDFESLLDINSSLEDELDNPDYANETTALTLDMPPDLSPGSNHHLRPPQTSCLASNPSHHSPSPLRGAVPGSPTRPPQGRRGRPSCASMISNWRLLLNSEGTQSEAIFSRLAKECCEDLFVDKRGLDDGDQKVIINIAGLRFETQLKTLDQFPETLLGDPAKRMDFFDPMRNEYFFDRNRPSFDGILYYYQSGGKIRRPANVPLDVFADEILFYELGTEAMEQFREDEGFIKEAEIPLPTNEVHRQFWLLFEYPESSNAARGVALVSVFVIVISIIIFCVETLPEFREEMDRIIPTAMQPFNQSGGSAPAFTSPFSDPFFIIETACIVWFFFELCVRFVVCPSKRDFFHNLMNVIDLVSIIPYFVTVVTEVVSTPQENSSQNMSLAILRIIRLVRVFRIFKLSRHSKGLQILGQTLKASMRELGLLIFFLFIGVILFSSAIYFAEVDEPSTQFVSIPDGFWWAVVTMTTVGYGDMCPITMGGKMVGTLCAIAGVLTIALPVPVIVSNFNYFYHRETEGEDKPPLVDAVEQAMKTDVEAKQGSCSSLNKANGTWQSDKGNYTGL; translated from the coding sequence ATGGATGTGGCTTTAGTGGACTTCGAGAGCCTGCTCGACATCAacagcagcctggaggacgAGCTGGACAACCCAGACTACGCCAATGAGACCACCGCCCTCACCCTGGACATGCCCCCAGATCTCAGTCCTGGGAGCAACCAccacctccgccccccccaGACCTCATGCCTGGCCTCGAACCCCTCCCACCACAGCCCCTCGCCCCTCAGGGGGGCCGTTCCCGGCTCCCCCACCAGGCCGCCTCAAGGCAGGCGAGGCCGCCCCAGCTGCGCCAGCATGATCTCCAACTGGAGGCTGCTGCTGAACAGCGAGGGGACTCAGAGCGAGGCCATCTTCAGCAGGCTGGCCAAGGAGTGCTGCGAGGACCTGTTTGTGGACAAGCGGGGCCTGGATGACGGCGACCAGAAGGTCATTATCAACATCGCTGGCCTTCGCTTCGAGACTCAACTCAAGACCCTGGACCAGTTCCCCGAAACGTTGCTAGGAGACCCCGCGAAGAGGATGGACTTCTTTGACCCCATGAGGAACGAGTATTTCTTTGATCGGAACCGGCCGAGTTTTGACGGGATCTTGTATTACTACCAGTCCGGAGGGAAGATTCGGCGTCCTGCCAATGTTCCGTTGGACGTGTTTGCTGACGAGATTCTGTTCTATGAGCTGGGGACCGAGGCCATGGAGCAGTTCAGGGAAGACGAAGGCTTTATCAAAGAAGCGGAGATCCCTCTGCCCACGAACGAAGTGCACCGGCAGTTCTGGCTGCTGTTCGAGTACCCGGAAAGTTCCAACGCGGCGCGCGGCGTAGCGCTCGTCTCCGTCTTTGTCATCGTGATCTCCATCATCATCTTCTGCGTAGAGACACTCCCTGAGTTCCGGGAGGAAATGGACCGGATCATCCCCACTGCGATGCAGCCCTTCAACCAATCGGGAGGCTCGGCCCCTGCCttcacctcccccttctccgACCCCTTCTTCATCATCGAGACGGCCTGCATCGTGTGGTTCTTCTTCGAGCTGTGCGTGCGCTTCGTGGTGTGCCCCAGCAAGAGGGACTTCTTCCACAACCTCATGAACGTCATCGACCTCGTCTCCATCATCCCCTACTTTGTCACCGTGGTGACGGAGGTGGTCAGCACGCCCCAGGAGAACTCGAGCCAGAACATGTCGCTGGCCATCCTCCGCATCATCCGTCTGGTGCGGGTGTTCCGTATCTTCAAGCTCTCGCGCCACTCCAAGGGGCTCCAGATCCTGGGCCAGACTCTCAAGGCCAGCATGCGAGAGCTGGGCCTGctcatcttcttcctcttcatcgGGGTCATCCTCTTCTCCAGCGCCATCTACTTTGCCGAAGTGGACGAGCCCAGCACGCAGTTCGTCAGCATCCCCGACGGCTTCTGGTGGGCGGTGGTGACCATGACGACCGTGGGCTACGGGGACATGTGTCCCATCACCATGGGGGGCAAGATGGTGGGCACCCTGTGCGCCATCGCCGGCGTGCTGACCATCGCCCTGCCCGTGCCCGTCATCGTGTCCAACTTCAACTACTTCTACCACCGCGAGACGGAGGGTGAGGACAAGCCGCCGCTGGTGGATGCCGTGGAGCAGGCCATGAAGACAGACGTGGAAGCCAAGCAAGGGAGCTGCTCCTCGTTGAACAAGGCCAATGGGACCTGGCAAAGTGACAAAGGAAATTACACTGGCctgtga